A window of Vespa velutina chromosome 15, iVesVel2.1, whole genome shotgun sequence contains these coding sequences:
- the LOC124954527 gene encoding retinoblastoma-like protein 1 isoform X1, protein MGESEDMEDSTYSRHQDLCQKLNMDATAASEAWRSYETIRQNYTLEGDQLHWIGCALYVACRKSSTPMVGRTGSNVEGNCVSLTRLLQLCNLPLIQFFTKSKSWADMANMPQDFREKIEKLEGNFSVSMVIFKKYQPIFTDIFKDPSDDISRPSRSRRNKTYPCTPSRVFEFCWTLFICIKGAFPDISDDLVNSYHLLLACCDLIYANALMANRKDLLNPNFPGLPSNFNDENYVPPQNPNCIINLLCERHEAVSVEAKCIKEYHLKNHVNKLFNERILRGDQSNFSGILEALNFDGNSKAVNKAYEQHVLSVGDFDERIFLAEWRRVRLGGISSLEIVGGDIICRTKFAKPMPVKGQDAGDNIGSPAQSSSNSDVHDQFQSKRDHYAGQIQHLAPPTPLTGRKYLKPKDVSNVTPVFTATQSVIRLQAMLAGQSSPSTNLLQIFNNCTQDVRTFVTTKVKEIGELFCANYTKSSDTSESSTLDFGRKRLYLGQTLFYKFLEMILNDEKRKKPNYDITNLLMNERFIRCLFACCLEIVIYSYKSNDKVFPWILKALDLEAYYFYKVIEIIVRAEEQLPRDVVKHLSQIEERILEALAWQKNSPLWQAIESTIGEVPSCEDVSLPGTLETVDPNTAGQPVLRRIALDRGHHHDIQQSPISSASERFQSPITASGVAKKRLFPDTRTSGQSVLRVSSKVVFDGNSRILLALPDQLTVPRTSTSQTTTNLSQITPATREVGKPKKTGSVALFFRKFYNLACVRMQDLCNSLDITDVDLQKKIWTIFEYSIKERTELMRDRHLDQILMCAVYVICKLVKMEKNSFTEIMRCYRLQPQAESHIYRSVLICKGPQEIRSNIEASGSNEVPTDEEANVAPPTPTNMAGTSQDFGTERRGDLIKFYNTVYVPQVKEVANKLGLARGSTQTLTLSPLPKSKVRANSPVRRVTDSISTRTLDPKAISASPAPQLSYCFSRSPAKDLEAINKMMISVSAKKSVGKRLLSDDTTDVEMVEGPSPIKKSTTVVRKLENIMDERRTKNQ, encoded by the exons ATGGGAGAGTCGGAAGATATGGAGGATTCAACTTATAGTAGACATCAAGATTTATGTCAGAAATTAAATATGGATGCAACTGCTGCTTCGGAAGCTTGGAGATCTTACGAAACTATTCGACAAAATTATACGTTAGAG GGCGATCAGCTTCATTGGATAGGATGTGCTTTATATGTGGCATGCAGAAAATCTTCTACACCTATGGTTGGAAGAACAGGTAGTAATGTAGAAGGAAATTGTGTATCTTTAACTCGGCTTCTACAATTATGCAATCTACCATTAATACAGTTCTTTACAAAAAGCAAATCTTGGGCAGACATGGCTAACATGCCTCAAGAttttagagaaaaaattgagaaactTGAAGGGAACTTTTCAGTTTCTATggtgatttttaaaaagtatcaaCCAATTTTTACGGATATATTTAAAGATCCATCTGATGACATTTCAAGACCATCTAGatcaagaagaaataaaacgtatcCTTGTACACCGTCTAGAGTTTTTGAATTTTGTTggacattatttatttgtataaaaggAGCATTCCCTGATATTTCTGATGATTTAGTTAATTCCTATCATTTACTTTTGGCTTGTTGCGATCTTATATATGCCAATGCTTTGATGGCAAATAGAAAAGATCTTCTAAATCCTAATTTTCCTG GTTTGCCATCAAATTTCAATGATGAAAATTATGTGCCACCGCAAAATCCAAATTGCATCATTAATTTGTTATGTGAGCGTCATGAAGCTGTTTCTGTTGAAGCTAAATGTATCAAAGAATATCACTTGAAGAATcatgttaataaattatttaatgagaGAATTCTTCGTGGAGatcaatcaaatttttctgGCATTTTAGAAGCTTTGAATTTTGATGGCAATAGTAAAGCTGTCAATAAAGCATATGAGCAACATGTGTTGAGTGTTGGAGACTTTgatgaaagaatatttctag CAGAGTGGAGGCGAGTGAGGCTAGGCGGAATATCAAGCTTGGAAATAGTTGGAGGAGATATTATTTGTCGTACTAAATTTGCAAAACCTATGCCTGTAAAAG GTCAAGATGCTGGTGATAATATTGGTTCACCTGCACAGAGTAGTAGCAATAGCGATGTTCACGATCAATTTCAATCAAAGCGAGATCATTATGCAGGG CAAATACAACATCTAGCTCCCCCAACTCCATTAACAGGTCGCAAATATCTCAAACCAAAGGATGTATCAAATGTAACTCCAGTCTTTACTGCTACTCAAAGTGTAATCCGTCTTCAGGCCATGCTAGCTGGTCAATCTTCACCAAGCacgaatttattacaaatattcaataattgcACCCAAGATGTCAGAACATTTGTAACaacgaaagtaaaagagatagGTGAATTATTTTGTGCCAATTACACCAAAAGTTCAGATACTAGTGAAAGTTCGACTCTAGATTTTGGAAGGAAACGTCTTTATTTAGGACAAACTCTcttctataaatttttagaGATGATTCTTAATGATGAAAAACGTAAAAAGCCTAATTATGATATTACG AATTTACTTATGAACGAAAGATTTATACGATGTTTATTTGCTTGCTGCTTAGAAATAGTTATTTACTCATATAAAAGTAACGATAAGGTCTTTCCATGGATATTGAAGGCCTTGGACTTAGAAGCTTACTATTTCTATAAAGTTATAGAAATCATAGTACGAGCAGAAGAACAATTACCACGCGATGTTGTAAAGCATTTAAgtcaaatagaagaaagaatattagaAGCCCTAGCTTGGCAAAAAAATAGTCCATTATGGCAGGCCATTGAATCTACCATTGGTGAAGTACCTAGTTGCGAAGATGTTTCTCTACCTGGTACGTTAGAAACAGTTGATCCAAATACTGCGGGGCAACCAGTGCTAAGAAGAATTGCTTTGGATCGTGGACACCACCATGATATACAACAAAGTCCAATTTCTTCCGCATCTGAGag ATTTCAATCGCCAATAACGGCATCTGGCGTAGCTAAAAAACGTTTATTTCCTGATACCAGAACTAGTGGCCAGAGTGTTTTACGTGTTTCTTCTAAAGTCGTATTTGATGGTAATTCTCGAATACTTCTAGCATTACCTGATCAACTTACGGTGCCAAGGACATCTACTTCACAGACAACAACTAATTTATCACAAATCACACCAGCTACTAGGGAAGTTGGAAAACCAAAAAAGACCGGCTCTGTTGCGTTATTCTTTAGAAAATTCTATAATCTCGCATGTGTACGTATGCAGGATCTCTGTAATTCCTTAGATATTACAGATGTAGatttacagaaaaaaatatggacaATCTTTGAATATTCGATAAAGGAGCGCACAGAGTTAATGAGAGATCGGCACCTCGATCAAATTCTTATGTGTGCAGTTTATGTGATATGTAAATTAgttaaaatggagaaaaattcttttaccgAAATTATGCGATGTTATCGTTTACAACCGCAAGCAGAGTCTCACATATATAGGTCAGTACTTATTTGTAAGGGACCCCAAGAAATAAGATCAAATATTGAAGCATCAGGAAGTAATGAAGTTCCAACCGATGAGGAAGCTAATGTGGCACCTCCGACACCAACAAATATGGCAGGAACATCGCAAGATTTTGGAACAGAAAGACGTGGAGAtctaattaaattctataataCAGTATATGTGCCGCAAGTTAAGGAAGTTGCAAATAAATTAGGATTGGCACGTGGAAGTACTCAAACTCTTACTCTAAGCCCATTACCCAAAAGTAAAGTTCGTGCTAATTCTCCAGTAAGACGTGTTACAGACAGTATTTCGACACGTACGCTTGATCCAAAAGCAATCAGTGCATCACCCGCGCCACAATTAAGCTATTGTTTTAGTCGCAGTCCGGCTAAg gacTTAGAagctattaataaaatgatgattTCTGTGAGTGCAAAAAAAAGCGTCGGGAAACGACTTTTGTCAGACGATACTACTGATGTAGAAATGGTAGAGGGACCCTCTCCGATAAAAAAGTCAACGACTGTTGTCAGAAAACTAGAAAACATTATGGACGAGCGTCGTACAAAAAACCAATAA